The following are from one region of the Ruficoccus sp. ZRK36 genome:
- a CDS encoding SUMF1/EgtB/PvdO family nonheme iron enzyme has protein sequence MPRHRKERSFWYRYRVLLRVLFISLIIAIGLGGAYALSLLGPQKVDPSSLSSRVVNKEEALKLLEASQTLEAKFVEISALREPTAEDIDVLEQAIAKQEEYQKALGGYNSEAGKRLESLQILYQDTMAAQDYRKSLSAERQGVNYDSQDDAEMALRNYREAAALQRKINDDYPLSNRRDVGRLTQLERKVNELRAEPLWNASNEAERRSKEAAEKDNWALAKKELAESIHLQKELNMEFRGLHYADVTRLSRLQVDLASMESSDIYEQIVEMETKGREALENKQYSVAAENLNAASRLQIRLNQEHPQSRFASNKRADELRDLGTDALSREVGEEILADLDELDQSLRTRQIWQAGEIIPGLFDKVEAFRTSYPRSTLLTEDTVIKLRFLKFIKDDIALLQDRIYGQLLPIPESDGWHMTRYEVSQALYRSIMLNNPSRHVGETLPVDSVNWDEASEFCTKVSWILGLPARLPTKQEFDTAIGSLRYVNLNDISWNASNSGDETHEVGTKEPNKAGYFDLLGNVEEWLVSTDILSNDQAYVAGGSAQDTVDQLADVPFELDNPRRRDRMGGFRLTVNLNPSSNDANADSAPVSGTQP, from the coding sequence ATGCCTCGTCATCGCAAAGAACGGAGTTTCTGGTACCGCTATCGCGTCTTGCTGCGTGTTCTGTTTATCAGCCTGATCATCGCAATCGGTCTAGGCGGCGCCTATGCGCTTTCCCTGCTTGGCCCTCAAAAGGTAGACCCTTCCTCGCTGAGCAGTCGTGTCGTCAACAAGGAGGAGGCCCTCAAGCTCCTGGAGGCCAGCCAGACGCTGGAGGCCAAGTTTGTCGAAATTTCGGCCCTGCGTGAGCCGACTGCAGAAGATATTGATGTGCTGGAACAGGCCATCGCCAAGCAGGAGGAATATCAAAAGGCTCTGGGTGGCTATAATAGTGAGGCCGGGAAGCGTCTGGAGAGTCTGCAAATCCTCTATCAGGATACCATGGCTGCCCAGGACTACCGGAAGAGCCTCTCCGCGGAGCGCCAGGGCGTGAACTACGACTCGCAGGATGACGCCGAGATGGCCTTGCGGAATTACCGGGAAGCTGCCGCGCTCCAGCGCAAGATCAATGACGACTACCCCCTGAGCAACCGCCGGGATGTGGGGCGTCTCACGCAGCTGGAGCGTAAGGTCAACGAACTGCGGGCCGAGCCCCTCTGGAATGCCTCCAATGAGGCCGAACGCCGCTCCAAGGAAGCTGCGGAAAAGGATAACTGGGCTCTGGCAAAGAAAGAACTGGCCGAGTCCATTCATTTGCAGAAGGAGCTCAACATGGAGTTTCGCGGCCTGCACTATGCAGATGTTACCCGCCTGAGCCGTCTGCAGGTGGATCTGGCCTCGATGGAGTCGAGCGATATTTATGAGCAGATTGTGGAGATGGAGACCAAAGGGCGTGAAGCACTCGAAAATAAGCAATACTCTGTCGCTGCCGAAAATCTGAATGCAGCCTCCCGCCTGCAAATCCGCCTCAATCAGGAGCATCCCCAGAGCCGCTTTGCTTCAAACAAGCGGGCGGATGAGCTTCGGGATTTGGGCACGGATGCTCTCAGCCGGGAAGTCGGTGAGGAGATCCTCGCCGATCTGGATGAGCTCGACCAGAGTCTCCGCACCCGCCAGATTTGGCAGGCCGGAGAGATCATCCCGGGCCTTTTCGATAAGGTTGAAGCCTTCCGGACTTCTTACCCGCGCAGCACGCTTTTGACCGAAGACACGGTGATCAAGCTGCGCTTCCTCAAGTTTATCAAGGATGACATCGCACTGCTCCAGGACCGTATCTATGGCCAGCTACTGCCCATCCCGGAGTCTGATGGCTGGCACATGACCCGCTACGAAGTCTCTCAGGCACTTTACCGCAGCATCATGCTGAACAACCCCAGCCGCCATGTCGGCGAGACGCTTCCGGTTGATTCGGTGAACTGGGATGAGGCCTCCGAGTTCTGCACGAAGGTTTCCTGGATCCTCGGGCTGCCCGCCCGCCTGCCGACCAAGCAGGAGTTTGATACGGCCATTGGAAGCCTCCGCTATGTGAACCTGAACGATATTTCCTGGAATGCCAGTAACTCTGGAGACGAAACCCACGAAGTCGGCACCAAGGAGCCGAACAAAGCTGGCTATTTTGACCTGCTTGGGAACGTTGAAGAGTGGCTCGTGTCCACTGATATTCTCTCAAACGATCAGGCCTATGTGGCCGGGGGCTCTGCTCAGGATACCGTAGACCAACTGGCGGATGTCCCCTTTGAACTGGATAACCCTCGTCGTCGTGACCGCATGGGCGGCTTCAGACTGACGGTGAATCTTAACCCCTCTTCTAACGATGCCAATGCAGACTCCGCCCCCGTCTCGGGAACCCAGCCCTGA